A single region of the Bacteroides luhongzhouii genome encodes:
- a CDS encoding glycoside hydrolase family 3 C-terminal domain-containing protein, translated as MKLKAMLLGLSVITALPAFAQKPVYLDTGKPIEERVKDALNRMTLEEKVKMIHAQSKFSSAGVPRLGIPEVWATDGPHGIRPEVLWDEWDQAGWTNDSCIAYPALTCLAATWNPEMSHLYGKSIGEEARYRKKDILLGPGVNIYRTPLNGRNFEYMGEDPYLSATMVVPYIKGVQENGVAACVKHYALNNQEFNRHTTNVQLSDRALYEIYLPAFKAAVQEGGTWSIMGAYNLYQGEHACHNKRLLKDILRDEWGFDGVVVSDWGGVHHTEQAIHNGMDLEFGSWTNGLSAGTRNAYDNYYLAFPYLKLIKEGKVGTKELDEKVSNVLRLIFRTSMDPHKPFGSLGSPEHGQAGRQIGEEGIVLLQNNGNVLPIDLNKTKKIAVIGENAIKMMTVGGGSSSLKVKYEISPLDGLKNRVGSKAEVVYARGYVGDPTGEYNGVKTGQDLKDDRSEDELLAEALQVAKDADYVVFFGGLNKSNHQDCEDSDRASLGLPYAQDRVISELAKVNKNLIVVNISGNAVAMPWVNEVPAIVQGWFLGSESGTALASVLVGDANPSGKLPFTFPAKLEDVGAHKLGEYPGNKEELAQSKHRGDTINEIYREDIFVGYRWADKEKIKPLFPFGHGLSYTTFAYGKPSADKKTMTADDTISFTVNVKNTGTREGQEVVQLYISDKKSSLPRPVKELKGFRKVKLAPGEEKAVTLTIDKKALSFFDDAKHEWVAEPGKFEAIIGSSSRDIKGIVPFELK; from the coding sequence ATGAAACTCAAAGCAATGTTACTTGGCTTGTCTGTGATAACTGCGTTGCCTGCCTTTGCGCAGAAGCCGGTGTATCTGGATACTGGTAAGCCTATCGAAGAGCGAGTGAAAGATGCATTGAACCGGATGACCCTTGAAGAAAAGGTGAAGATGATTCATGCACAGTCTAAATTTAGTTCGGCAGGCGTTCCCCGCCTCGGAATCCCCGAAGTATGGGCTACCGACGGTCCTCACGGTATCCGTCCGGAAGTGTTGTGGGATGAATGGGATCAGGCGGGATGGACAAACGATTCTTGTATTGCCTATCCGGCACTGACGTGCCTTGCTGCTACATGGAATCCCGAAATGTCTCATCTTTACGGGAAAAGTATCGGTGAAGAGGCGCGTTATCGCAAAAAAGACATTCTGTTGGGTCCCGGTGTGAATATCTACCGTACTCCCTTGAACGGACGTAACTTCGAGTATATGGGAGAAGACCCGTATCTGTCCGCCACTATGGTGGTTCCTTACATCAAAGGTGTACAAGAGAACGGGGTAGCTGCCTGTGTGAAGCATTATGCATTGAACAATCAGGAGTTCAACCGCCATACCACCAATGTACAATTGAGTGATCGTGCTCTTTATGAAATATACCTGCCTGCTTTTAAAGCGGCTGTCCAGGAAGGTGGAACATGGTCGATTATGGGTGCTTATAATCTCTATCAGGGAGAGCACGCCTGCCATAACAAGCGTCTGCTCAAAGACATTCTTCGTGATGAATGGGGCTTTGATGGTGTTGTAGTGTCTGACTGGGGTGGTGTGCACCATACCGAACAGGCTATTCACAACGGCATGGACCTTGAGTTTGGTTCCTGGACGAACGGACTGTCTGCCGGAACGAGAAATGCGTATGATAATTATTACCTTGCTTTCCCTTACCTGAAACTGATAAAAGAGGGTAAAGTAGGAACAAAGGAACTGGACGAAAAGGTTAGTAATGTCCTTCGTCTGATATTCCGTACTTCAATGGATCCGCACAAACCGTTCGGCTCTTTAGGCTCTCCCGAGCACGGGCAAGCCGGACGTCAGATTGGAGAGGAAGGCATTGTACTGTTGCAGAACAACGGTAACGTATTGCCAATCGATTTGAATAAAACGAAGAAAATCGCAGTTATTGGCGAAAATGCGATAAAGATGATGACTGTGGGTGGCGGTAGCTCTTCTTTGAAGGTGAAATATGAGATTTCGCCATTGGATGGACTGAAAAACCGTGTGGGCTCAAAAGCGGAAGTGGTATATGCCCGTGGGTATGTAGGTGATCCGACAGGAGAGTATAACGGTGTGAAAACCGGTCAGGACTTGAAAGACGACCGTTCGGAAGATGAACTCCTTGCAGAGGCTTTGCAGGTGGCTAAAGATGCCGATTATGTAGTTTTCTTCGGTGGCTTGAACAAGAGCAATCATCAGGATTGTGAAGATTCGGACCGTGCTTCTTTAGGTTTGCCATACGCACAGGATAGAGTGATAAGCGAACTGGCAAAGGTGAATAAAAACCTGATTGTGGTCAATATCTCCGGCAATGCAGTGGCTATGCCTTGGGTAAATGAAGTGCCTGCTATTGTTCAGGGTTGGTTTCTGGGTTCGGAATCCGGAACAGCTCTTGCTTCCGTATTGGTGGGAGACGCTAATCCTTCAGGAAAACTTCCTTTCACCTTCCCTGCAAAACTGGAAGATGTAGGTGCTCATAAACTGGGCGAATATCCGGGTAATAAAGAAGAACTGGCACAGTCTAAACATAGAGGAGACACCATTAATGAAATCTATCGGGAAGATATTTTCGTAGGTTATCGCTGGGCGGATAAAGAGAAAATCAAACCGTTGTTCCCGTTCGGACACGGATTGAGTTACACAACTTTCGCCTATGGAAAACCCTCGGCCGACAAGAAAACAATGACAGCAGATGATACCATTTCTTTCACAGTCAATGTGAAGAATACAGGCACTCGTGAAGGTCAGGAAGTTGTTCAGCTTTATATCAGTGATAAGAAATCCTCGCTCCCTCGTCCGGTAAAAGAGTTGAAAGGTTTCCGGAAGGTGAAACTGGCTCCGGGAGAAGAGAAAGCAGTAACGTTGACGATTGATAAGAAAGCATTGAGCTTCTTCGATGATGCCAAACACGAATGGGTGGCCGAACCGGGCAAATTTGAGGCAATCATCGGCAGTTCATCCAGAGATATTAAAGGTATTGTACCATTTGAGTTGAAATAG
- a CDS encoding DUF5597 domain-containing protein, producing MRNTFFWILFLYILPLQAQQKLPFLQKQGSATQLVVDGKPFLVIGGELGNSSASSIEDIERIFPKLQRMGLNTVLVPAYWDLTEPMEGKFDFTLTDKVIQQARANDLKVVFLWFGAWKNSMSCYAPIWFKEDYKKYPRAYTKAGKPLEIASSFSENVFQADSRAFSEWMKHIALVDKEEGTVIMIQIENEIGMLEDARDYSKEADKQFNAPVPPLFIDYLQKNKKHLHPEMLAKWESQGFKKKGTWQEVFGADVYTDEIFMAWSYAQYVERMAKLARSIHPVPLYVNAAMNSRGRKPGEYPSAGPLAHLIDVWHYAAPNIDFLAPDLYDKGFVDWVAKYKLHNNPLFIPEIRLEDNDGVRAFYVFGEHDAIGFCPFSIESGSDRADAPLVQSYIKLKELMPLLTKYQGMGVMKGLLFDGENKERVLSFDDLEITCRHYFTLPWDPRARDGSVWSEGGGVLLRLAPNEYIVAGSGLVLEFKKKGENKVKSSPTLGEDGFVSIGGKVQKSENSWQGGMRAGIGSVDEVSVNKDGSLKYIRRLNGDQDHQGRHARIPVGEFSILHVKLYEYK from the coding sequence ATGAGAAACACATTCTTTTGGATTCTATTCCTTTATATTCTGCCTCTTCAGGCACAGCAGAAACTTCCTTTTCTACAGAAGCAGGGAAGTGCTACGCAACTGGTCGTAGATGGGAAACCGTTCTTGGTAATTGGCGGTGAACTGGGTAATTCTTCTGCATCTTCTATTGAAGATATTGAACGTATCTTCCCAAAATTGCAACGCATGGGACTCAATACGGTATTGGTGCCTGCCTATTGGGATTTGACGGAACCGATGGAAGGAAAGTTCGATTTTACCCTGACTGATAAAGTAATTCAACAGGCCCGTGCGAATGATTTGAAAGTAGTTTTCCTTTGGTTTGGCGCATGGAAAAACTCAATGAGTTGCTATGCTCCAATCTGGTTTAAAGAAGATTATAAGAAATATCCCCGTGCTTATACGAAAGCCGGGAAGCCTTTGGAAATAGCCAGCTCTTTCTCGGAGAATGTATTTCAGGCAGATAGCCGTGCTTTCTCCGAATGGATGAAACATATTGCATTGGTGGATAAAGAAGAGGGAACAGTAATCATGATTCAGATAGAGAACGAGATCGGAATGTTGGAAGATGCCCGCGACTATTCCAAAGAAGCGGATAAACAGTTCAATGCGCCTGTGCCACCCCTTTTCATCGACTATTTGCAGAAGAATAAGAAACATCTGCATCCCGAAATGCTGGCAAAGTGGGAGAGTCAGGGATTCAAGAAGAAAGGAACTTGGCAGGAAGTGTTTGGTGCAGACGTATATACGGATGAAATCTTTATGGCTTGGTCGTATGCGCAGTATGTAGAACGGATGGCAAAGTTGGCACGCTCTATCCATCCTGTTCCCTTATACGTCAATGCGGCAATGAACAGTCGGGGGCGGAAACCGGGAGAATATCCGTCGGCAGGACCATTGGCTCATTTGATAGATGTATGGCATTATGCAGCACCCAACATTGATTTCCTGGCTCCGGACTTATATGATAAAGGCTTTGTTGATTGGGTGGCGAAATACAAACTGCACAATAATCCTCTCTTTATACCGGAAATCCGGTTGGAAGATAATGACGGAGTACGTGCTTTCTATGTGTTTGGCGAACATGATGCGATTGGTTTTTGCCCTTTCTCTATTGAAAGCGGTTCGGATAGAGCAGATGCACCTTTGGTACAGAGTTATATTAAATTGAAGGAACTGATGCCCTTGTTAACGAAATATCAGGGGATGGGAGTGATGAAAGGGCTTCTGTTTGATGGTGAGAATAAAGAACGGGTGCTTTCGTTCGATGATTTGGAGATTACCTGCCGCCATTATTTTACTTTACCATGGGACCCACGTGCCCGGGATGGCAGTGTATGGTCCGAAGGAGGAGGCGTTTTGTTACGTTTGGCCCCCAATGAATATATAGTTGCCGGCAGTGGCTTGGTACTTGAATTTAAGAAAAAGGGAGAAAATAAAGTGAAAAGTTCACCGACATTGGGTGAAGACGGTTTTGTCAGCATAGGTGGAAAAGTGCAGAAGTCGGAAAACAGCTGGCAAGGTGGTATGAGAGCCGGCATCGGCTCTGTGGATGAGGTCAGCGTGAACAAAGATGGTTCACTGAAATATATCCGACGCCTGAATGGCGATCAGGACCATCAGGGAAGACATGCACGTATTCCTGTCGGAGAATTCAGTATTTTACATGTAAAGCTGTACGAGTATAAATAA
- a CDS encoding WbqC family protein, producing MKEMNIAYLSSAYLAPIEYYAKLLAYDKVFIEQYDHYIKQTYRNRCTIAGPSGELALSIPTVKPDTLKCPMKDIRISDHGNWRHLHWNAIESAYNNTPFFEYYKDDFRPFYEKKYEFLIDFNEELCRMVCELIDIHPTIERTSEYKMQFAPGESDFREVIHPKKDFREVDTEFVPQPYYQVFESKLGFLPNLSIIDLLFNMGPESLLVLGKQ from the coding sequence ATGAAAGAAATGAACATAGCTTATTTATCTTCAGCCTATCTCGCCCCCATCGAATATTATGCCAAACTACTGGCTTATGACAAGGTGTTTATAGAACAATACGACCATTATATAAAACAAACCTACCGCAACCGATGCACCATTGCCGGCCCATCGGGTGAATTAGCTCTTTCCATCCCAACCGTAAAGCCCGATACATTGAAGTGCCCTATGAAGGATATTCGCATCTCCGACCACGGCAATTGGAGACATCTGCATTGGAACGCCATCGAATCGGCCTACAACAATACTCCTTTCTTTGAATACTACAAGGACGACTTCCGCCCTTTCTATGAAAAGAAATACGAGTTTTTAATCGATTTCAACGAAGAACTCTGCCGGATGGTCTGTGAATTGATCGATATTCACCCCACCATTGAACGTACTTCCGAATATAAGATGCAGTTTGCTCCCGGAGAATCCGATTTTCGAGAAGTCATTCACCCCAAAAAGGATTTCAGGGAAGTGGATACAGAGTTTGTTCCGCAACCTTACTATCAGGTTTTCGAGTCCAAACTGGGTTTCCTGCCTAATTTGAGTATCATAGACCTCTTATTCAATATGGGACCGGAAAGTCTGTTGGTACTGGGTAAGCAATGA